One Aciduliprofundum boonei T469 genomic region harbors:
- a CDS encoding DUF6015 family protein — MDIVTYDILYTVLKKLLGHKLEDKDIKNLAEYVINFFGYQDRIIDNMLTPADRDVFYYLEELEVVKPLEEEITISKGKLWRIHYWIYRKDKIEEILNQHMEEKKEESPEDFYKKLFEEMGEE, encoded by the coding sequence ATGGATATTGTCACTTATGATATTTTATACACTGTGCTTAAAAAGCTGTTGGGGCACAAGCTTGAAGATAAGGACATCAAAAATTTAGCAGAATATGTGATAAATTTCTTTGGATACCAAGATAGGATAATAGATAATATGCTAACTCCTGCGGATAGGGATGTGTTTTACTACCTTGAAGAACTGGAAGTTGTTAAGCCTTTAGAGGAGGAGATAACAATATCCAAGGGAAAACTCTGGCGCATACACTATTGGATTTACAGAAAGGACAAAATTGAAGAAATTCTGAATCAACATATGGAAGAAAAGAAGGAAGAAAGCCCAGAGGATTTTTACAAAAAACTATTTGAAGAAATGGGAGAAGAGTAG
- a CDS encoding HD family hydrolase: MNFRALMNYAGRLKRMKRTGWVMRGIPSPESIAEHSFRAALLGYFLAKDRGLNAEKVVGMLLIHDLAESLIGDITPEGEKFMDKLDVEEKAIKEIAEMAEIDDIYLLWIEFNYGDSGEAMLAREVDKAEMAYQAKEYSEIGYPIYKDMLKFLPEYLK; the protein is encoded by the coding sequence ATGAATTTCCGTGCTCTTATGAATTATGCAGGAAGATTGAAAAGAATGAAGAGAACTGGTTGGGTTATGAGAGGTATACCATCTCCGGAAAGCATTGCTGAGCATAGTTTTCGTGCTGCTCTTCTTGGCTATTTTTTGGCAAAGGATAGGGGATTGAATGCAGAGAAAGTTGTAGGCATGCTTCTCATCCATGACTTAGCAGAATCGCTAATAGGAGATATAACCCCTGAAGGCGAGAAGTTTATGGATAAATTGGATGTTGAGGAGAAAGCGATAAAGGAGATAGCCGAAATGGCTGAGATTGATGATATATACCTTCTCTGGATAGAGTTCAATTATGGTGATTCTGGAGAAGCCATGCTTGCTAGAGAAGTAGATAAAGCGGAAATGGCATATCAGGCAAAAGAATATAGCGAGATAGGGTATCCAATCTACAAAGATATGTTGAAGTTCTTGCCCGAATATCTTAAATGA
- a CDS encoding TatD family hydrolase: MLVFDNHMHLQFKGENVAAVKRFEKFGGTHINLTNVPNYSYPLDENYYLRIYEDTVKLKKIVERETNVKVLLTLGPYPVDMVELVNGGMTVESAKEFLIDGLELASKYIEEGEAHAIGEVGRPHFDVSDEIWNASNEVILESMKYAKKLDVPVILHTESATERTWKDLAEFAGKVGLPKDRVIKHYSPPVVDSRNFGIFPSVIASRKNVRLALSQGTRFLLETDFMDEPSRPNAVLPIESVPKRAQWIVQEYGQDTWCEIMDNARRIYTRFEEWI, encoded by the coding sequence ATGCTCGTGTTTGATAATCACATGCACCTACAATTTAAAGGAGAGAATGTTGCTGCTGTTAAGCGCTTTGAAAAATTCGGTGGCACACATATAAATTTAACCAATGTACCGAATTATTCATATCCCCTCGATGAAAATTATTATCTTCGCATCTATGAAGACACAGTGAAACTTAAAAAGATTGTTGAAAGAGAGACGAATGTAAAAGTTTTATTGACTCTTGGGCCTTATCCAGTAGATATGGTTGAACTGGTTAATGGAGGAATGACAGTTGAGAGTGCAAAAGAGTTTTTGATTGATGGGTTGGAGCTTGCATCTAAATACATTGAAGAGGGAGAAGCCCATGCAATTGGGGAAGTTGGTAGACCTCATTTTGATGTTAGCGATGAGATATGGAATGCCAGTAATGAAGTTATTTTGGAGAGTATGAAGTATGCAAAGAAACTTGATGTGCCTGTAATTTTGCATACCGAAAGCGCAACAGAAAGAACATGGAAAGATCTTGCAGAATTCGCCGGGAAAGTAGGATTGCCTAAGGATAGGGTCATAAAGCATTACTCTCCGCCCGTTGTGGACTCTCGTAATTTTGGTATATTTCCCTCGGTGATTGCGTCTCGCAAGAATGTTCGCTTAGCTCTTTCTCAAGGTACCCGGTTTCTCTTAGAGACAGATTTTATGGATGAGCCTTCTAGGCCAAATGCTGTTTTACCCATAGAATCCGTGCCAAAAAGAGCACAGTGGATTGTGCAAGAATATGGGCAGGATACTTGGTGTGAAATAATGGATAATGCAAGGAGGATATATACGAGATTTGAAGAATGGATTTAA
- a CDS encoding SDR family oxidoreductase, producing MKAIITGGDSGLGFHIAKELKNRRYEIIIIARNEDKLRRAAENLKANWYAIDLSKNYEDAGEIIKRKNPTILVNNAGFGLYGKFEEQNWDKLENMIKLNILALTYLTYIGLKVMNTGHILNVSSVAACRAQKKLSVYAATKSYVEQFTKSLNKERRKIKISYLLPGPTKTDFFKNANMPTRGFERFMLNPEKVAKYAVDKMLKGKERIVPGIIYKLYCL from the coding sequence ATGAAAGCGATTATAACTGGAGGAGACAGCGGACTCGGATTTCACATAGCAAAAGAGCTTAAAAACAGGAGATATGAGATAATAATCATCGCAAGAAACGAAGATAAGTTAAGAAGGGCGGCAGAGAATTTGAAAGCAAATTGGTATGCTATTGATTTATCCAAAAACTATGAGGATGCTGGAGAAATCATTAAAAGGAAGAATCCCACAATTCTGGTAAATAATGCAGGATTCGGATTGTATGGAAAATTTGAAGAGCAGAATTGGGATAAACTCGAAAATATGATTAAACTTAATATTTTGGCGCTTACATACCTAACATACATAGGGCTAAAAGTTATGAATACCGGCCATATCCTAAATGTATCCTCAGTGGCTGCTTGCAGAGCTCAGAAGAAATTAAGCGTTTATGCAGCTACAAAATCTTATGTAGAACAATTCACCAAGAGTTTGAATAAAGAGAGAAGAAAAATTAAAATTTCATATCTTCTACCAGGTCCGACAAAAACGGATTTTTTCAAAAATGCCAATATGCCAACAAGAGGCTTTGAAAGATTTATGCTGAATCCAGAGAAAGTGGCGAAGTATGCCGTGGATAAAATGCTAAAAGGTAAGGAGAGAATAGTACCGGGAATCATCTACAAGCTCTACTGTCTTTAA
- a CDS encoding DUF5611 family protein yields the protein MRLYTFKRGHKKSLEEIGKIMKDIFGNVREENGHLLSSFGALDRIEVWIEDGKMAAETKSRKVESSLAQETLKRWNDFLFRATGYTAKERKKKMTKT from the coding sequence ATGAGGTTGTATACTTTCAAGAGAGGTCACAAAAAAAGCTTGGAAGAGATTGGGAAGATAATGAAGGATATATTTGGGAATGTTAGGGAAGAGAATGGACATCTTTTATCTTCCTTCGGGGCTCTTGATAGAATAGAGGTATGGATTGAGGATGGAAAAATGGCTGCAGAGACAAAGAGTAGAAAGGTTGAGAGCAGCTTAGCCCAAGAAACATTGAAAAGATGGAATGATTTTCTTTTCCGCGCAACTGGTTATACTGCGAAGGAAAGAAAGAAGAAAATGACCAAAACATAA
- a CDS encoding NADH-quinone oxidoreductase subunit I: MSIVKPFKALRHLSKAPHTVKYPYQKHTDIEGLELPTERYRGFHSNNIETCIGCQLCSKVCPAAAITYVKIENSGKKGLKWRPVIDYGRCCYCGFCTDICPTKSLILTPRYELVTENIDEFKFIPTYEIREKKDKEIHMDEVLFRPEDYVPPKPKEEEKS, translated from the coding sequence ATGAGTATAGTAAAACCTTTTAAAGCATTGAGACATCTTTCAAAAGCTCCCCATACTGTTAAGTATCCTTATCAAAAACATACTGATATAGAAGGGCTTGAATTACCTACAGAGCGCTATAGAGGCTTTCATTCTAATAATATTGAAACCTGTATAGGATGCCAGCTATGTTCTAAAGTTTGTCCTGCAGCAGCAATTACATATGTTAAAATTGAGAATTCGGGAAAGAAGGGACTTAAATGGAGGCCTGTGATTGACTATGGACGCTGCTGCTACTGCGGGTTCTGTACCGATATTTGCCCTACAAAATCACTCATATTGACTCCAAGGTATGAGCTTGTAACGGAGAATATAGATGAGTTCAAATTTATACCAACTTACGAGATTAGAGAGAAGAAGGATAAGGAGATACATATGGATGAAGTATTATTCAGGCCAGAGGACTATGTACCTCCTAAACCTAAGGAAGAGGAGAAAAGTTAA
- a CDS encoding NADH-quinone oxidoreductase subunit D: MKEFELFIGPQHPGITGNFMYHLWVDGDTIVKAEAHPGYLHRGFEKLMEKRTWQMNVALIPRICVPEPDVNEAVYAMAVESLMDWDIPERAKYIRTIVLEMARLSSHLLTLGGYAGAIGLYTVGQWTIGDRDYLLDLFEQLTGARVYHIFIFPGGVRWDLPDGFLRKLEKVLNYLESRLEFYDKLLFANEVFFRRAPDVGVVPKDKAIEWGITGPNLRACGYEYDVRKVDPYAAYPDLDFEIPHYPKFGDFEVLGHGCDCYSRMIVRRLEIEQSIRILRQVIKKIPDGPHTLKLPNPIAWKVPAGYAYARVESSKGEYGYFVISDGGKMPYRVHVRGPSYTHGINVTETIAKGLNIADFSQTIFSLDVCAPDIER, translated from the coding sequence ATGAAGGAATTTGAATTATTCATTGGGCCGCAACATCCAGGTATAACTGGTAACTTTATGTATCATCTTTGGGTTGATGGAGATACTATTGTGAAGGCGGAAGCTCATCCAGGTTATCTCCACAGAGGTTTTGAGAAATTAATGGAGAAGCGTACTTGGCAGATGAATGTGGCATTGATTCCTAGAATATGCGTTCCTGAGCCCGATGTGAATGAGGCAGTATATGCTATGGCCGTTGAGTCCCTTATGGACTGGGATATTCCAGAGAGAGCCAAATACATACGTACCATAGTGCTGGAAATGGCCAGGTTGTCGTCCCATCTTTTAACATTGGGTGGTTATGCGGGGGCCATAGGTCTTTATACCGTAGGTCAGTGGACGATTGGAGATAGGGATTATTTGCTCGATTTATTTGAGCAGCTTACTGGAGCCAGAGTATATCACATCTTCATCTTCCCCGGAGGTGTGCGCTGGGATCTCCCCGATGGATTTTTGCGCAAACTCGAAAAGGTTCTTAATTATTTGGAAAGCAGACTGGAGTTTTACGATAAGCTCCTATTTGCTAATGAAGTGTTTTTCCGCAGAGCTCCTGATGTGGGAGTTGTACCAAAAGACAAGGCAATAGAGTGGGGAATTACAGGTCCAAATCTCAGAGCTTGTGGCTATGAATATGATGTCAGAAAGGTAGATCCTTATGCAGCTTATCCAGATTTGGATTTTGAGATACCTCATTATCCTAAATTTGGTGATTTTGAAGTTCTTGGCCATGGATGTGATTGCTATTCTAGGATGATTGTCAGAAGATTGGAAATCGAGCAGAGTATAAGGATCCTTAGACAGGTTATAAAGAAAATACCAGATGGTCCTCACACTTTGAAACTTCCCAATCCTATTGCGTGGAAAGTTCCCGCAGGCTATGCTTACGCTCGTGTTGAGAGTTCTAAGGGAGAATATGGATATTTTGTTATAAGCGACGGTGGGAAAATGCCGTACAGGGTTCATGTGCGTGGCCCCTCTTATACCCATGGAATAAATGTCACAGAAACTATAGCTAAGGGGTTGAATATTGCAGATTTCTCTCAAACAATATTCAGTCTGGATGTTTGTGCTCCAGACATAGAGAGGTGA
- a CDS encoding NADH-quinone oxidoreductase subunit C: MKAEQIFKELGVEFEKLKVKGNTLPRYKAEVKPEKLEDAIIKFKNSGFNHFVALSCIDWIKDEKFELVYHLFSYEDSEDVFLSIFLPRNEPKYRTLRHLFPQIETYEREIYEMFGVEFEGNDRLGEFILEDWNEMPPMRKDFDTVKYAREKYESVPLIDEGGEKE, translated from the coding sequence ATGAAGGCCGAGCAGATATTCAAAGAGCTCGGAGTGGAATTTGAAAAGCTAAAGGTGAAGGGAAATACTCTTCCAAGATACAAGGCAGAGGTGAAACCCGAGAAGCTTGAGGATGCTATAATCAAATTCAAAAATAGTGGTTTTAACCACTTTGTAGCTTTAAGTTGCATTGACTGGATAAAGGATGAAAAATTTGAGCTCGTGTATCATCTTTTTAGTTATGAAGATAGCGAGGATGTATTTTTAAGTATATTTTTGCCGAGAAATGAGCCAAAATATAGAACTCTGAGGCATCTGTTCCCTCAGATTGAAACATATGAGAGGGAGATTTATGAAATGTTCGGAGTGGAATTCGAGGGTAATGATAGATTGGGTGAGTTCATCTTAGAAGATTGGAATGAGATGCCACCCATGCGGAAGGATTTTGACACAGTAAAATATGCGAGGGAGAAATATGAAAGCGTGCCCCTTATAGATGAGGGGGGTGAAAAAGAATGA
- a CDS encoding NADH-quinone oxidoreductase subunit B family protein — MNENPLPNVIPDKEWKKIQRMLSRRSLWMIHFCTGCGAMEMPPVMTSRYDMERFGIIPMATPRQADLMLVTGYVATKTLKRIVRVYEQMQDPKYVIAFGSCPINGGIYWDSYNIIKRLDKYIPVDLYIAGCMPRPEAIMDAFLKLMKDIDEGKANGWMRYRKYYDQYRRNQMKVFKRWDE; from the coding sequence ATGAACGAGAACCCATTGCCCAATGTAATTCCGGATAAAGAGTGGAAAAAGATACAGAGAATGCTTTCAAGGCGCTCATTGTGGATGATACATTTCTGTACTGGCTGTGGTGCTATGGAGATGCCCCCTGTCATGACCTCTCGTTATGATATGGAAAGGTTCGGGATAATACCAATGGCCACTCCAAGACAAGCAGATTTGATGCTCGTAACAGGTTATGTGGCTACAAAAACTCTAAAAAGGATTGTTAGGGTATATGAGCAGATGCAGGACCCTAAGTATGTTATTGCCTTTGGCTCATGTCCAATAAATGGTGGTATTTACTGGGATTCTTACAATATCATAAAGAGATTGGATAAGTACATTCCCGTGGATTTATACATAGCGGGATGTATGCCTAGGCCAGAGGCAATAATGGATGCATTTCTTAAGCTTATGAAGGATATAGATGAAGGAAAAGCTAATGGTTGGATGAGGTACAGGAAATATTATGACCAGTACAGAAGAAATCAGATGAAAGTATTCAAGAGGTGGGATGAATGA
- a CDS encoding respiratory chain complex I subunit 1 family protein → MIVDWLIQAGLVALYLFLAVVIGLLFMGIARKVTARIQNRVGPPVYQNFLDVGKLLAKKTNIKHNWIFDFAPLFALAGVLLALAYLPMGGYKMLSGEGDLILLLYIMAIPSLGFALGAGASGNPNAGVGVMRALTLMLSYEMPFLLVLLSLMIFYNTASLSVLLDKQMSYLWGIIALPISALAADLALQGMMMEKPFDIAIAPHEIASGPLVEFGGKYLGMLMLFSAGSIVLETTLFVDLFLGGGMVLNPATYGIIAYVVNYLVWFALIFVVWMIAVFINAVFPRFRIEQAFKFYWKWPTVIAILGLAQAYIMSVFLGVVP, encoded by the coding sequence ATGATAGTTGATTGGCTTATTCAAGCAGGACTAGTTGCGCTTTACCTATTCCTTGCGGTGGTCATAGGGTTACTGTTTATGGGTATTGCTAGAAAGGTTACAGCCAGGATTCAAAACAGGGTTGGTCCCCCAGTTTACCAGAATTTCTTAGATGTGGGCAAGTTGTTGGCTAAGAAAACTAACATCAAGCATAATTGGATATTTGATTTTGCCCCTCTGTTTGCACTTGCAGGAGTGCTCCTTGCCTTAGCTTATCTACCCATGGGTGGTTATAAAATGCTGAGCGGAGAGGGCGATTTAATTCTTCTCTTGTATATAATGGCTATACCATCACTTGGCTTTGCCCTCGGCGCAGGGGCCTCAGGCAATCCTAATGCAGGCGTGGGAGTTATGAGGGCTCTCACTCTTATGCTCTCTTATGAAATGCCATTCCTCCTTGTGTTGCTATCACTTATGATCTTCTACAATACTGCTTCTCTGTCTGTATTATTGGATAAACAGATGAGTTATCTCTGGGGAATAATCGCTTTACCAATATCTGCTTTGGCTGCCGACCTGGCCCTCCAGGGCATGATGATGGAGAAGCCTTTTGATATTGCTATTGCGCCCCATGAAATTGCTTCTGGCCCTCTGGTTGAGTTTGGAGGCAAGTATCTTGGCATGCTTATGCTGTTCTCTGCAGGCTCCATAGTTTTAGAAACAACACTATTTGTGGATCTATTCCTCGGTGGTGGTATGGTATTAAATCCGGCAACCTATGGAATAATCGCCTATGTGGTTAATTATCTAGTATGGTTTGCCCTAATATTCGTGGTTTGGATGATTGCAGTGTTTATAAATGCAGTATTTCCCAGATTCAGAATTGAGCAGGCCTTTAAGTTTTACTGGAAATGGCCAACAGTGATTGCAATATTGGGTTTAGCTCAGGCATATATTATGTCTGTATTCCTGGGGGTGGTACCATGA
- a CDS encoding proton-conducting transporter membrane subunit gives MDALTLFGIFILLPLAGALLSYFGRKYAPAIALIFVAITGIFLYVWYGSFGSYTIDIGVKLNFTFDITTWFFMLMMNTVLFSSLLFAVSAGLKNAGGFSTLVLLGFAGANGVLLSRDFLSLYLFWELMSWSVYVLILRTSGEYARRYLLFGVLSAYLIIMGIGIVYYYTGSFLYADALSGAIPHYAWAWILTFLILGFGVKMAIVPLHVWAPYAYSSEPPFVSFLSGGLSKLGTFGIYMSMYSIAGVGILNSFGTFRGVSLLGYPFALLGAITAFVGTILAIFQDDIRKLLAYSSIGQLGYVMVGLGLGTSLALGGALFHAFNHAFFKSLLFLGAGAVIYRTGKYKISEMGGLGYRMPFTFLFVLFAIFALAGIPLTSGFISKWMLYEAAIEKKFVIIAPLMLIASVGAFLYSYRILYGIFLGELKEEHKKIKEAPAPMLAAMFILTIPLLVFSIVPGWILNWINDILVHTGLKPLDYSKFAYLSNIGGANMATFWIAFMVLFFVAMVIFLRKKARVVDQYDNYLAGEAPSSVALHAAHNYYKPLRDTWAPLLKYSADRAYEKLSKFFADGFSEIKNMYTGNPQDYAAYLGIAFLVFLLVGWWLL, from the coding sequence ATGGATGCTTTAACTTTATTTGGAATATTCATACTGCTTCCGCTTGCTGGTGCCTTACTCTCTTATTTTGGCAGGAAATATGCTCCGGCTATAGCATTGATATTTGTGGCGATAACAGGTATATTCCTGTATGTGTGGTATGGAAGCTTTGGCTCTTACACTATTGATATTGGAGTAAAGTTGAATTTTACATTTGATATAACCACCTGGTTCTTTATGTTGATGATGAACACTGTCCTATTCTCATCTCTCTTATTTGCAGTGAGTGCGGGACTTAAGAATGCTGGAGGATTTTCAACATTGGTGCTCCTTGGATTTGCAGGGGCTAATGGAGTTCTTCTCTCCAGGGATTTCCTGAGTTTGTATTTATTCTGGGAACTTATGTCTTGGTCAGTTTATGTGTTAATCCTTCGCACATCTGGTGAATATGCAAGGAGATACCTGCTTTTCGGAGTTCTCTCTGCTTATCTCATAATAATGGGTATTGGAATTGTGTATTATTATACTGGAAGTTTCTTGTACGCGGATGCGCTTTCTGGTGCAATACCCCATTATGCATGGGCTTGGATTCTCACATTTTTAATTCTTGGATTTGGAGTGAAGATGGCTATAGTTCCTTTGCATGTATGGGCCCCCTATGCGTATTCTTCTGAACCGCCCTTTGTATCGTTCTTATCTGGAGGATTGAGCAAGCTTGGTACATTTGGAATTTATATGAGCATGTATTCCATTGCAGGTGTAGGGATTTTGAATTCCTTCGGCACATTTAGGGGTGTTTCTCTCCTAGGTTATCCATTTGCACTCCTGGGTGCTATAACAGCATTTGTGGGTACGATTTTGGCGATTTTCCAAGATGACATCCGTAAGTTGTTAGCTTACTCTTCCATAGGACAGCTCGGTTATGTTATGGTAGGTCTTGGGCTAGGTACATCCTTGGCTCTTGGTGGAGCATTGTTCCATGCATTCAACCATGCATTCTTCAAATCTCTGCTGTTCCTCGGTGCAGGTGCGGTTATATATCGCACAGGAAAGTACAAGATCAGTGAGATGGGAGGACTTGGATATAGGATGCCATTCACATTTCTATTTGTCTTATTTGCCATATTTGCTCTTGCTGGTATTCCTTTAACCTCGGGATTCATATCAAAGTGGATGCTCTACGAGGCAGCTATAGAGAAAAAATTTGTGATAATAGCCCCGTTGATGCTAATTGCATCTGTCGGAGCATTTCTGTATAGCTATCGCATATTATATGGAATATTCTTGGGCGAATTAAAAGAGGAGCATAAGAAAATTAAGGAAGCACCGGCACCCATGCTTGCGGCCATGTTCATCTTGACAATTCCATTACTTGTATTTTCCATCGTTCCTGGTTGGATTTTGAATTGGATAAATGACATTCTTGTACATACAGGTCTTAAACCTCTGGATTATAGCAAATTTGCATATCTATCAAATATAGGCGGAGCAAACATGGCAACATTTTGGATTGCATTTATGGTGTTGTTCTTTGTGGCAATGGTGATATTCTTAAGAAAGAAGGCGAGAGTTGTAGATCAGTACGATAACTACTTGGCAGGAGAGGCGCCCTCTTCGGTTGCTCTCCATGCTGCTCATAATTATTATAAACCATTGAGGGACACATGGGCTCCATTGCTTAAATACAGCGCTGATAGGGCTTACGAGAAATTAAGTAAATTCTTTGCTGATGGCTTCTCTGAAATTAAGAATATGTATACTGGAAACCCACAGGATTATGCTGCTTATCTGGGAATTGCCTTTTTAGTATTCCTTCTTGTTGGGTGGTGGTTGCTATGA
- a CDS encoding proton-conducting transporter membrane subunit has translation MIRPVLLIAFPLLFAFLSPIIGLWSKKWVRYLVIFATALNATLAGFILMEALQHPIFDIIGGFQPPLGIVLMVGPLGAIIALIINIVAFIISIYNLKVEKEPIVKYSMLYLLLVMGSTGMVLTGDLFNLFVFLEVTSIASYGLAAYNKDKEGFMGAMKYVIIGSIGSTFVLIGITLIYSQLRTLNMLDIAARIGTMDPYVKIIAFTSLFLGFGVEAEMFPLNTWVPDAYDGAPHPISAAFASLPAKAGIFALARVIFTMFSFTNFLWFVVIMGLLTVFFGEIIAYTQKNLKKMLAYSSIGQMGMIIMGLGIGTTLAVEGAFYQMIAHALGKALLFIAAGFLIYAAKSNKIEDMKGMARNPLIGIPLLIGALSIMGMPPFAGFYGKFFILMGGFSQGYYAIIALFLAASIVEVAYYARFIKIVFEKGNKVIRPDAATYIPLILLAILIVLIGIYPKPILAVLQHVSAFIAGGA, from the coding sequence ATGATTAGGCCTGTGCTCTTGATAGCATTTCCGCTCCTATTCGCATTTCTCTCTCCAATCATAGGTCTTTGGAGTAAAAAATGGGTCAGGTATTTAGTCATATTTGCTACGGCTCTAAATGCCACACTTGCGGGATTCATACTTATGGAGGCACTTCAGCATCCGATCTTTGATATAATTGGAGGTTTTCAACCCCCTCTTGGCATAGTTTTGATGGTAGGGCCATTGGGTGCGATAATTGCACTGATAATCAACATTGTGGCGTTCATAATATCAATTTATAACCTAAAAGTTGAAAAAGAGCCCATAGTGAAATATTCCATGCTCTATCTCCTATTGGTGATGGGCTCTACGGGCATGGTTCTTACGGGAGATCTTTTCAATCTATTTGTGTTCTTGGAGGTAACTTCCATAGCCTCCTACGGTCTTGCTGCTTATAACAAAGATAAGGAGGGATTCATGGGTGCCATGAAGTATGTGATTATCGGCTCCATAGGAAGTACCTTCGTTCTTATAGGTATAACTTTGATATACTCACAGCTGAGAACACTTAATATGCTGGACATTGCAGCGAGGATAGGTACAATGGACCCTTATGTGAAAATTATTGCATTCACATCATTATTCCTTGGATTCGGTGTTGAAGCTGAGATGTTTCCTTTAAACACATGGGTTCCAGATGCATACGATGGTGCACCGCATCCCATAAGTGCAGCTTTTGCCTCGCTACCCGCTAAAGCAGGCATATTTGCCTTGGCAAGGGTTATATTTACAATGTTTTCATTCACGAATTTCCTATGGTTTGTCGTAATAATGGGTCTTCTCACTGTATTCTTTGGGGAAATTATAGCATATACTCAAAAGAATCTAAAGAAGATGCTGGCTTACTCTTCCATTGGGCAAATGGGTATGATAATAATGGGCTTAGGAATAGGCACAACCCTTGCAGTTGAGGGTGCGTTTTATCAAATGATTGCCCATGCTCTTGGAAAGGCATTGCTGTTCATAGCTGCCGGTTTTCTGATTTATGCGGCTAAAAGCAATAAAATAGAGGATATGAAGGGTATGGCAAGAAACCCGTTAATTGGGATACCTTTATTGATAGGTGCTCTCTCCATAATGGGTATGCCACCATTTGCAGGGTTCTACGGTAAATTCTTCATTCTTATGGGTGGATTTTCACAGGGTTACTATGCTATCATTGCACTTTTCTTGGCTGCTAGTATTGTGGAGGTTGCCTATTATGCAAGATTCATAAAAATAGTGTTCGAGAAGGGTAATAAGGTAATAAGGCCAGATGCGGCTACATATATACCCTTGATACTCTTGGCTATATTGATAGTGCTTATTGGCATATATCCAAAGCCCATACTTGCTGTATTGCAACATGTGAGTGCATTTATAGCAGGAGGTGCCTAA
- a CDS encoding NADH-quinone oxidoreductase subunit K has product MIPYYYLGSIALVVIGIYIVIAKKNLIKIIIGLDIMDTGVNLLLISVGYVKNATAPIENVPGPYVDPIPQALVLTAIVIGVSVMALALSIAIGIYKKTGTLELDELMGVEE; this is encoded by the coding sequence GTGATCCCATATTACTACCTTGGTTCAATAGCACTCGTTGTTATTGGGATTTATATAGTCATAGCAAAGAAAAATCTCATAAAGATAATAATTGGTTTGGACATAATGGATACTGGAGTGAATCTCCTTCTCATCTCTGTGGGCTATGTGAAGAATGCTACTGCACCTATAGAGAATGTACCTGGCCCTTATGTTGACCCGATTCCTCAAGCTTTAGTGCTCACGGCTATCGTTATAGGCGTATCCGTCATGGCTCTAGCATTATCTATAGCAATTGGAATTTACAAGAAAACTGGAACTTTAGAACTTGACGAGCTGATGGGGGTGGAAGAATGA